In Calliopsis andreniformis isolate RMS-2024a chromosome 8, iyCalAndr_principal, whole genome shotgun sequence, one DNA window encodes the following:
- the Patsas gene encoding palmitoyltransferase Patsas — translation MVGHLPNTPISSTTHQNHGSAKGVDLRSRNGPDDNIYADETASDQIPSDETKHIFELLRSGEIGAVEELVEKNGLSVLSARDEWGYTPAHWAALDGNMEVMRYLIERNGPVDLSCLGTQGPRPIHWACRKGHSAIVQLLLKAGVAVNAADFKGLTPLMTACMFGKFVTAAFLLGSGALCHLTDINGDTALHWAAYKGHAELIRLLMYSGADLEKPDYFGSTPLHLACLSGNVSCVKILCEKSKIELEPRDKNGKTPLQLAKSHRHSEIVRILQAEQKRRSRWIPPINELWALLFGGAGNSKGPILLFMISVLLWGYPMYLLKCIPLTWNLLRGSHYCFIYWNIVMWISWIVANRKDPGYVPQNSDTYHRAIKQIPYFDKWKKRNVLLSRLCHSCRCFRPLRAKHCRICNRCVTYFDHHCPFIYNCVGLRNRMWFFLFVMCVAINCSFTIYFACYCMAIEGIQLLYVLGVLEALVFCGLGWILTCTSVLHACMNLTTNEMFNYKRYSYLRDKKGRYLNPFSRGPVLNFIEFFLCPPNHRTNDPQSYHILSEDIM, via the exons ATGGTCGGGCATCTACCAAACACTCCTATTTCTAGTACCACTCATCAGAATCATGGTTCAGCGAAAGGAGTCGACTTGCGATCGAGAAACGGCCCGGACGATAACATTTACGCGGATGAAACTGCTTCCGATCAGATCCCCTCCGACGAAACGAAACATATTTTCGAACTCCTCAGATCTGG TGAAATTGGAGCCGTCGAGGAGCTGGTAGAAAAGAACGGTTTAAGCGTATTAAGCGCGAGGGACGAATGGGGATATACTCCTGCTCATTGGGCTGCACTGGATGGAAACATGGAA GTAATGAGATACTTGATCGAAAGAAACGGACCAGTCGATCTTTCTTGCCTAGGAACACAGGGACCCAGACCGATTCATTGGGCCTGCCGAAAGGGTCATAGCGCGATAGTTCAATTATTGTTAAAG GCTGGAGTTGCCGTGAATGCAGCGGACTTCAAAGGTTTAACACCTTTGATGACTGCTTGCATGTTTGGAAAATTTGTAACAGCAGCGTTTTTGTTGGGATCCGGCGCGTTGTGTCATTTAACGGATATAAACGGCGATACTGCTCTTCATTGGGCAGCATACAAAGGTCACGCAGAATTAATCAGGTTGCTCATGTACAGCGGAGCAGACTTGGAAAAACCGGATTACTTTGGATCCACTCCTCTTCATTTAGCGTGCCTCTCCGGCAACGTTAGTTGCGTCAAAATACTATGCGAGAAAAGTAAAATCGAATTGGAACCTCGCGATAAAAATGGTAAAACACCGTTACAACTTGCAAAGAGTCACAGACATTCGGAAATCGTAAGAATACTCCAGGCCGAGCAAAAACGAAGATCCAGATGGATTCCACCGATCAACGAACTTTG GGCGTTACTATTCGGCGGGGCTGGAAACAGTAAAGGTCCGATACTGCTATTCATGATATCCGTTCTATTATGGGGATATCCAATGTATTTGTTAAAATGTATCCCGCTCACCTGGAATCTCTTACGCGGAAGTCATTATTGTTTCATTTATTGGAACATCGTTATGTGGATTTCGTGGATCGTAGCGAACAGGAAGGATCCTGGCTATGTACCGCAAAACAGCGATACTTATCATAGAGCTATTAAACAA ATCCCGTATTTCGACAAATGGAAGAAACGGAACGTGTTATTGTCTCGATTATGTCACAGCTGTAGATGCTTCAGGCCTCTGAGAGCTAAACACTGTAGAATCTGCAATAGATGCGTTACGTATTTCGATCATCACTGTCCCTTCATATACAATTGCGTGGGTTTAAGAAATAG AATGTGGTTCTTCCTTTTCGTTATGTGCGTCGCAATCAATTGTTCATTCACCATTTACTTCGCCTGCTATTGCATGGCGATAGAAGGAATTCAATTGTTGTACGTATTAGGTGTATTGGAAGCTTTGGTTTTCTGCGGACTTGGCTGGATTTTGACATGCACCTCG GTGTTACACGCATGTATGAATTTGACTACGAACGAAATGTTCAATTACAAACGGTACTCGTATCTGAGGGACAAGAAAGGCAGATATTTGAATCCGTTCAGCAGAGGTCCAGTTCTTAATTTCATCGAATTCTTCCTCTGTCCACCGAACCATCGAACGAACGATCCGCAGAGCTATCATATACTTTCGGAAGATATCATGTGA
- the LOC143182599 gene encoding T-cell activation inhibitor, mitochondrial isoform X1 yields MFSTLGRCFYKRDAVRALSTGEISTALRPFYFTVHPDLFGQYPTQRTVNENSLKQLSSILECLQQQRPIRPTTLPFYLRSKDEKEVKAGKFTLVKIRLNEKDLRQTIISILKTCDLPTTFVDKIEEQQKSKETVKYGSRFWQRRGTPGENIDFSELEDDPIYASIVMRKKINLEPDTLKAYLDKHINEVHVKLETCRPMREEVQKLEKILCSKLGLKNIVWDCGWNIAHYRGCLLAFKALVEHHPEPMKVLKNRTLVFANDTGINLEGNVTLNSGEVRHNWLDLIKNVQKHDVVLLRLPAFEKAVSQVLLDIKVGRRVLYMCRKFMPKVMVSQYERQLRQLTTTLSDYRGRRSYPKVWPADLSAYEIVIEAEAGPLMLSPTGQFIVPSSCPSFLLVNFITENLEEATKRLHHYNNIKYVERELHDEAVQKLGLTALDKDDSITPDLMIQCCERLLSHKDVLAPLMEGVRLWVTHYYSVMSDGVLCIPWDWKL; encoded by the exons ATGTTTTCTACGCTAGGGAGATG TTTTTACAAAAGAGACGCAGTGAGAGCTTTGAGTACTGGCGAGATATCCACTGCACTTCGACCTTTCTATTTTACGGTTCACCCTGATCTTTTCGGACAATATCCTACGCAAAGG ACAGTGAACGAAAATTCTCTGAAACAGTTAAGCTCCATCCTGGAATGTTTACAACAACAGAGACCGATAAGACCTACAACGTTACCATTTTATTTACGTTCCAAAGATGAAAAAGAAGTTAAGGCTGGTAAATTCACGCTTGTAAAGATACGATTGAATGAAAAAGATCTGAGGCAAACTATAATCTCTATTTTGAAAACCTGCGATTTGCCGACTACATTTGTTGACAAAATTGAAGAACAACAGAAATCGAAGGAAACTGTGAAGTACGGATCCAGATTTTGGCAGAGGAGAGGAACGCCTGGAGAGAATATAGATTTTTCAGAATTAGAGGACGATCctatttatgcttctatcgtaaTGAGAAAAAAGATTAATTTGGAACCGGATACTCTGAA GGCGTATTTAGATAAGCATATTAACGAAGTACATGTAAAGTTAGAAACCTGTAGACCGATGCGAGAAGAAGTGCAGAAACTGGAGAAGATATTATGCTCCAAATTaggtttaaaaaatattgtatgggattgcggatggaacatAGCTCACTACAGAGGTTGTTTGCTAGCTTTCAAGGCGTTGGTCGAACATCATCCCGAACCGATGAAAGTACTAAAAAATAGAACGTTAGTGTTCGCCAATGATACGGGTATTAATCTGGAGGGAAACGTTACGTTGAATTCTGGAGAAGTTAGACACAACTGGCTCGAT ctaataaaaaatgttcaaaagCACGATGTTGTGCTATTAAGATTACCAGCTTTTGAGAAGGCAGTTTCGCAAGTGCTTCTCGACATTAAAGTTGGCCGACG GGTACTCTATATGTGCAGGAAATTCATGCCAAAGGTAATGGTTAGCCAATATGAGCGCCAGCTTCGACAACTTACTACAACCCTATCGGATTATCGAGGAAGAAGAAGCTATCCGAAAGTATGGCCAGCCGATTTGTCGGCCTATGAAATTGTGATCGAAGC TGAAGCAGGTCCTCTGATGCTCTCTCCTACTGGACAGTTTATAGTTCCATCTTCGTGTCCAAGTTTCCTTTTAGTCAATTTTATTACTGAAAATTTAGAAGAAGCGACCAAAAGATTACATCATTATAACAA cataaaatatgttGAGCGTGAACTTCACGACGAAGCGGTTCAAAAATTGGGCTTGACTGCACTCGATAAGGACGACAGTATTACTCCGGATCTGATGATACAATGTTGCGAACGTTTGCTATCGCATAAAGATGTTTTAGCTCCTTTAATGGAGGGTGTCAGACTCTGGGTGACGCATTATTATTCCGTTATGAGCGACGGAGTCTTATGCATACCGTGGGATTGGAAACTTTGA
- the LOC143182599 gene encoding T-cell activation inhibitor, mitochondrial isoform X2 — MFSTLGRCFYKRDAVRALSTGEISTALRPFYFTVHPDLFGQYPTQRTVNENSLKQLSSILECLQQQRPIRPTTLPFYLRSKDEKEVKAGKFTLVKIRLNEKDLRQTIISILKTCDLPTTFVDKIEEQQKSKETVKYGSRFWQRRGTPGENIDFSELEDDPIYASIVMRKKINLEPDTLKAYLDKHINEVHVKLETCRPMREEVQKLEKILCSKLGLKNIVWDCGWNIAHYRGCLLAFKALVEHHPEPMKVLKNRTLVFANDTGINLEGNVTLNSGEVRHNWLDLIKNVQKHDVVLLRLPAFEKAVSQVLLDIKVGRRKFMPKVMVSQYERQLRQLTTTLSDYRGRRSYPKVWPADLSAYEIVIEAEAGPLMLSPTGQFIVPSSCPSFLLVNFITENLEEATKRLHHYNNIKYVERELHDEAVQKLGLTALDKDDSITPDLMIQCCERLLSHKDVLAPLMEGVRLWVTHYYSVMSDGVLCIPWDWKL; from the exons ATGTTTTCTACGCTAGGGAGATG TTTTTACAAAAGAGACGCAGTGAGAGCTTTGAGTACTGGCGAGATATCCACTGCACTTCGACCTTTCTATTTTACGGTTCACCCTGATCTTTTCGGACAATATCCTACGCAAAGG ACAGTGAACGAAAATTCTCTGAAACAGTTAAGCTCCATCCTGGAATGTTTACAACAACAGAGACCGATAAGACCTACAACGTTACCATTTTATTTACGTTCCAAAGATGAAAAAGAAGTTAAGGCTGGTAAATTCACGCTTGTAAAGATACGATTGAATGAAAAAGATCTGAGGCAAACTATAATCTCTATTTTGAAAACCTGCGATTTGCCGACTACATTTGTTGACAAAATTGAAGAACAACAGAAATCGAAGGAAACTGTGAAGTACGGATCCAGATTTTGGCAGAGGAGAGGAACGCCTGGAGAGAATATAGATTTTTCAGAATTAGAGGACGATCctatttatgcttctatcgtaaTGAGAAAAAAGATTAATTTGGAACCGGATACTCTGAA GGCGTATTTAGATAAGCATATTAACGAAGTACATGTAAAGTTAGAAACCTGTAGACCGATGCGAGAAGAAGTGCAGAAACTGGAGAAGATATTATGCTCCAAATTaggtttaaaaaatattgtatgggattgcggatggaacatAGCTCACTACAGAGGTTGTTTGCTAGCTTTCAAGGCGTTGGTCGAACATCATCCCGAACCGATGAAAGTACTAAAAAATAGAACGTTAGTGTTCGCCAATGATACGGGTATTAATCTGGAGGGAAACGTTACGTTGAATTCTGGAGAAGTTAGACACAACTGGCTCGAT ctaataaaaaatgttcaaaagCACGATGTTGTGCTATTAAGATTACCAGCTTTTGAGAAGGCAGTTTCGCAAGTGCTTCTCGACATTAAAGTTGGCCGACG GAAATTCATGCCAAAGGTAATGGTTAGCCAATATGAGCGCCAGCTTCGACAACTTACTACAACCCTATCGGATTATCGAGGAAGAAGAAGCTATCCGAAAGTATGGCCAGCCGATTTGTCGGCCTATGAAATTGTGATCGAAGC TGAAGCAGGTCCTCTGATGCTCTCTCCTACTGGACAGTTTATAGTTCCATCTTCGTGTCCAAGTTTCCTTTTAGTCAATTTTATTACTGAAAATTTAGAAGAAGCGACCAAAAGATTACATCATTATAACAA cataaaatatgttGAGCGTGAACTTCACGACGAAGCGGTTCAAAAATTGGGCTTGACTGCACTCGATAAGGACGACAGTATTACTCCGGATCTGATGATACAATGTTGCGAACGTTTGCTATCGCATAAAGATGTTTTAGCTCCTTTAATGGAGGGTGTCAGACTCTGGGTGACGCATTATTATTCCGTTATGAGCGACGGAGTCTTATGCATACCGTGGGATTGGAAACTTTGA
- the Pbp95 gene encoding proximal sequence element A Pbp95 isoform X1 produces MPDCLPDVLLYTLATMVGTLRKRDELSINRSHRENKCRSTETLKAKRNGFVAIMDKLTDSYDDDVNGIVLSENVSFSQENLRRRIANEFMESDIEDCERTLNLNKRIISSLLDLKECITSALERCERKLTVVETSLRKRTTGDTKMLICNAGIPYFKDRDYFYAPNNEDETLKESYKELQLRILPKVSPWSPKERDTFLKAIQEEAISDILSLRKTELVERDDVAVLKRTSKEEKYARKRFFPLRDFEETIGPLQEKREFNWFKISSLHFEDVHSPLDCRVMWNVFLHPDINKNCWTKSEDTKLREIAKKYKFQNWDEIAKQLNTDRTAYQCFIRYNTTKRLPKPRNCVWENKEDEKLLKLVEIFRIGDFIPWGEVANWMRNRTKQQAYFRWTYSLAPNLTKGRFSKSEDNVLRDGITKYGTNFRKISAALMPNRSTVQLHDRYQTLTCKQTKNWNVWTVADDSKLLDLFERFGPNWSKISKAFSCKTRTQLRHRHAALQRYINRGISIFDLNRNHLENKNETGEEKEKEEEEEEEEEEEEEEEEAKKEEEEEEEEEDNDCCQTVVANLYSSAKNKYRTDDVDKELIEYFRTERVPEKFVGQQKLRSVQDLRCRVTSLYCILRLLNGKLRIPNDVNDLKVGDKEKRILSSFIEYTYRKNDESRSLEIIDECSSRMFGTNRAVKEGDSRFVPPLPFDSRIRLKKSNETRSIDYNLSTTHSHLAEKPIKFDTPDFVISQIGGYEQELQFQKIDKLFAEGQRQCDTRNFRKFGQEILLHQQQQQQQQQQQQQQQQQQQQQQQQQQQQQQQQQQRQQRCCRRQRNSSKKIVDTRFEKSKKSIEQATTTNIALFGTFESAQHFLPSSSTETTLKEKDVATIEATHATVLCLKNLTYLKQLSQVNFNRDQFYAKSKTFRESFRLLETRLEQLFKYPIALSKTVLPEVYVMDTFSYDDVTLKREASSRVSNTLEKHKSKKLRSFNKSNKSNTSSKRLR; encoded by the exons ATGCCTGACTGCCTGCCTGATGTTTTGCTTTATACGTTGGCAACAATGGTAGGTACTCTGCGAAAGCGAGACGAGCTATCGATTAATCGATCGCACCGAGAAAATAAATGTCGTTCGACCGAAACGCTGAAAGCGAAACGAAACGGATTTGTCGCGATCATGGACAAGTTAACGGATAGTTACGATGATGATGTAAACGGGATAGTATTATCCGAAAATGTATCTTTCAGTCAG GAAAACTTGCGACGTCGAATCGCAAATGAATTTATGGAAAGCGACATCGAAGATTGCGAACGTACGTTGAATTTGAACAAACGAATTATTTCTTCTCTGTTGGATTTGAAGGAATGCATAACCTCTGCTCTTGAACGATGCGAGAGAAAGTTGACAGTCGTGGAAACGAGCCTACGAAAACGTACGACTGGAGATACGAAAATGTTGATTTGCAATGCCGGCATACCTTACTTCAAAGACAGGGATTACTTCTACGCTCCTAACAACGAGGACGAAACGTTGAAAGAGTCCTACAAGGAGTTACAGCTTAGAATTCTTCCGAAAGTTTCTCCGTGGTCTCCGAAAGAAAGAGATACATTTTTGAAAGCGATTCAAGAAGAAGCCATCTCGGACATACTGTCTTTGCGAAAGACGGAACTGGTGGAGCGAGACGATGTTGCCGTATTGAAACGGACTTCCAAGGAGGAGAAGTACGCGAGGAAAAGGTTTTTTCCGCTAAGAGACTTCGAAGAAACGATCGGACCGTTGCAAGAAAAGAGAGAGTTCAACTGGTTTAAAATATCCTCTCTTCATTTCGAGGATGTACATTCGCCGCTCGATTGTCGGGTCATGTGGAACGTGTTTCTTCATCCGGACATCAACAAGAATTGTTGGACGAAGTCGGAAGATACGAAGTTGAGAGAAATTGCGAAGAAATATAAATTTCAGAACTGGGACGAAATTGCGAAACAACTGAATACCGATCGTACCGCGTATCAATGTTTTATTCGATATAATACAACGAAGAGACTGCCCAAACCAAGAAATTGTGTTTGGGAAAACAAAGAGGATGAAAAATTGCTGAAACTAGTAGAAATATTTCGAATTGGCGATTTTATTCCTTGGGGAGAGGTTGCGAATTGGATGCGAAACAGAACCAAACAGCAAGCTTACTTTCGATGGACGTACAGTTTAGCGCCAAATTTGACGAAAGGTAGATTCAGCAAGAGCGAAGATAATGTTCTAAGAGATGGAATCACTAAATATGGTACAAATTTTCGTAAAATATCGGCTGCATTGATGCCTAATAGATCGACCGTTCAACTTCACGATCGTTATCAAACTTTAACCTGTAAACAAACGAAAAATTGGAACGTGTGGACGGTCGCGGACGATTCGAAATTGCTAGATTTATTCGAACGGTTCGGACCAAATTGGTCGAAAATATCTAAAGCATTTTCCTGTAAAACTAGGACTCAGTTGAGACACCGGCACGCTGCTTTGCAGAGATACATTAACAGAGGTATCTCCATATTTGACTTGAATAGAAATCATTTAGAAAATAAAAACGAGACGGgagaagagaaagagaaagaggaagaagaggaggaggaggaggaggaggaggaggaggaggaggaggcgaagaaagaagaagaagaagaagaagaagaagaagataatGATTGTTGCCAGACAGTAGTCGCTAATCTGTATAGCAGTGCGAAAAACAAGTATCGCACCGACGACGTCGATAAGGAGTTGATAGAGTATTTTCGTACGGAACGCGTGCCGGAGAAATTTGTTGGTCAGCAAAAACTTCGTAGCGTACAAGACCTACGGTGTCGCGTAAcgagtttatattgcattttacgattGCTAAACGGTAAACTTCGTATACCCAACGACGTGAACGATTTGAAAGTGGGTGATAAAGAGAAACGAATTTTGTCTTCGTTCATAGAATACACGTATAGGAAAAATGACGAGAGTAGATCTCTAGAAATTATAGATGAATGTAGCTCGCGTATGTTCGGGACGAATCGCGCCGTAAAAGAAGGAGATTCGCGTTTCGTGCCACCGTTACCTTTCGATTCGCGGATAAGATTAAAGAAATCGAACGAAACGCGATCTATCGATTATAATTTGAGTACGACGCATAGCCATTTAGCTGAAAAGCCGATCAAATTCGATACACCGGATTTTGTGATATCTCAAATCGGTGGTTACGAGCAAGAACTGCAATTCCAAAAGATCGATAAATTGTTCGCGGAAGGTCAAAGGCAATGCGATACGCGCAACTTTCGTAAATTCGGACAAGAGATATTGTTGCaccaacaacaacagcagcagcagcagcagcagcagcagcagcagcagcagcaacagcaacagcagcagcagcagcagcagcaacagcaacagcagcaacaacaacgaCAACAACGTTGTTGCCGACGACAACGGAACAGTAGTAAAAAAATCGTCGATACTCGTTTCGAAAAGAGTAAGAAATCGATCGAGCAAGCGACGACAACGAATATCGCGTTATTTGGTACGTTCGAAAGCGCGCAACATTTTCTTCCTAGCTCTAGCACAGAAACGACATTAAAAGAAAAGGATGTAGCTACGATCGAAGCGACGCATGCGACCGTGCTATGCTTAAAAAATCTGACATATTTGAAGCAGTTGAGCCAAGTAAACTTTAATCGAGATCAGTTCTACGCGAAATCGAAGACATTTCGAGAATCGTTTCGTTTACTAGAAACGCGTTTGGAACAATTATTTAAGTATCCCATTGCTCTGTCGAAAACTGTATTACCGGAAGTTTACGTGATGGACACATTTTCGTACGATGATGTTACGTTGAAGCGTGAGGCTTCTTCTCGGGTATcgaatacgttggaaaaacacaAATCGAAGAAATTGCGATCGTttaataaaagtaataaaagTAATACAAGTAGCAAACGTTTAAGGTAA
- the Pbp95 gene encoding proximal sequence element A Pbp95 isoform X2: MESDIEDCERTLNLNKRIISSLLDLKECITSALERCERKLTVVETSLRKRTTGDTKMLICNAGIPYFKDRDYFYAPNNEDETLKESYKELQLRILPKVSPWSPKERDTFLKAIQEEAISDILSLRKTELVERDDVAVLKRTSKEEKYARKRFFPLRDFEETIGPLQEKREFNWFKISSLHFEDVHSPLDCRVMWNVFLHPDINKNCWTKSEDTKLREIAKKYKFQNWDEIAKQLNTDRTAYQCFIRYNTTKRLPKPRNCVWENKEDEKLLKLVEIFRIGDFIPWGEVANWMRNRTKQQAYFRWTYSLAPNLTKGRFSKSEDNVLRDGITKYGTNFRKISAALMPNRSTVQLHDRYQTLTCKQTKNWNVWTVADDSKLLDLFERFGPNWSKISKAFSCKTRTQLRHRHAALQRYINRGISIFDLNRNHLENKNETGEEKEKEEEEEEEEEEEEEEEEAKKEEEEEEEEEDNDCCQTVVANLYSSAKNKYRTDDVDKELIEYFRTERVPEKFVGQQKLRSVQDLRCRVTSLYCILRLLNGKLRIPNDVNDLKVGDKEKRILSSFIEYTYRKNDESRSLEIIDECSSRMFGTNRAVKEGDSRFVPPLPFDSRIRLKKSNETRSIDYNLSTTHSHLAEKPIKFDTPDFVISQIGGYEQELQFQKIDKLFAEGQRQCDTRNFRKFGQEILLHQQQQQQQQQQQQQQQQQQQQQQQQQQQQQQQQQQRQQRCCRRQRNSSKKIVDTRFEKSKKSIEQATTTNIALFGTFESAQHFLPSSSTETTLKEKDVATIEATHATVLCLKNLTYLKQLSQVNFNRDQFYAKSKTFRESFRLLETRLEQLFKYPIALSKTVLPEVYVMDTFSYDDVTLKREASSRVSNTLEKHKSKKLRSFNKSNKSNTSSKRLR, translated from the coding sequence ATGGAAAGCGACATCGAAGATTGCGAACGTACGTTGAATTTGAACAAACGAATTATTTCTTCTCTGTTGGATTTGAAGGAATGCATAACCTCTGCTCTTGAACGATGCGAGAGAAAGTTGACAGTCGTGGAAACGAGCCTACGAAAACGTACGACTGGAGATACGAAAATGTTGATTTGCAATGCCGGCATACCTTACTTCAAAGACAGGGATTACTTCTACGCTCCTAACAACGAGGACGAAACGTTGAAAGAGTCCTACAAGGAGTTACAGCTTAGAATTCTTCCGAAAGTTTCTCCGTGGTCTCCGAAAGAAAGAGATACATTTTTGAAAGCGATTCAAGAAGAAGCCATCTCGGACATACTGTCTTTGCGAAAGACGGAACTGGTGGAGCGAGACGATGTTGCCGTATTGAAACGGACTTCCAAGGAGGAGAAGTACGCGAGGAAAAGGTTTTTTCCGCTAAGAGACTTCGAAGAAACGATCGGACCGTTGCAAGAAAAGAGAGAGTTCAACTGGTTTAAAATATCCTCTCTTCATTTCGAGGATGTACATTCGCCGCTCGATTGTCGGGTCATGTGGAACGTGTTTCTTCATCCGGACATCAACAAGAATTGTTGGACGAAGTCGGAAGATACGAAGTTGAGAGAAATTGCGAAGAAATATAAATTTCAGAACTGGGACGAAATTGCGAAACAACTGAATACCGATCGTACCGCGTATCAATGTTTTATTCGATATAATACAACGAAGAGACTGCCCAAACCAAGAAATTGTGTTTGGGAAAACAAAGAGGATGAAAAATTGCTGAAACTAGTAGAAATATTTCGAATTGGCGATTTTATTCCTTGGGGAGAGGTTGCGAATTGGATGCGAAACAGAACCAAACAGCAAGCTTACTTTCGATGGACGTACAGTTTAGCGCCAAATTTGACGAAAGGTAGATTCAGCAAGAGCGAAGATAATGTTCTAAGAGATGGAATCACTAAATATGGTACAAATTTTCGTAAAATATCGGCTGCATTGATGCCTAATAGATCGACCGTTCAACTTCACGATCGTTATCAAACTTTAACCTGTAAACAAACGAAAAATTGGAACGTGTGGACGGTCGCGGACGATTCGAAATTGCTAGATTTATTCGAACGGTTCGGACCAAATTGGTCGAAAATATCTAAAGCATTTTCCTGTAAAACTAGGACTCAGTTGAGACACCGGCACGCTGCTTTGCAGAGATACATTAACAGAGGTATCTCCATATTTGACTTGAATAGAAATCATTTAGAAAATAAAAACGAGACGGgagaagagaaagagaaagaggaagaagaggaggaggaggaggaggaggaggaggaggaggaggaggcgaagaaagaagaagaagaagaagaagaagaagaagataatGATTGTTGCCAGACAGTAGTCGCTAATCTGTATAGCAGTGCGAAAAACAAGTATCGCACCGACGACGTCGATAAGGAGTTGATAGAGTATTTTCGTACGGAACGCGTGCCGGAGAAATTTGTTGGTCAGCAAAAACTTCGTAGCGTACAAGACCTACGGTGTCGCGTAAcgagtttatattgcattttacgattGCTAAACGGTAAACTTCGTATACCCAACGACGTGAACGATTTGAAAGTGGGTGATAAAGAGAAACGAATTTTGTCTTCGTTCATAGAATACACGTATAGGAAAAATGACGAGAGTAGATCTCTAGAAATTATAGATGAATGTAGCTCGCGTATGTTCGGGACGAATCGCGCCGTAAAAGAAGGAGATTCGCGTTTCGTGCCACCGTTACCTTTCGATTCGCGGATAAGATTAAAGAAATCGAACGAAACGCGATCTATCGATTATAATTTGAGTACGACGCATAGCCATTTAGCTGAAAAGCCGATCAAATTCGATACACCGGATTTTGTGATATCTCAAATCGGTGGTTACGAGCAAGAACTGCAATTCCAAAAGATCGATAAATTGTTCGCGGAAGGTCAAAGGCAATGCGATACGCGCAACTTTCGTAAATTCGGACAAGAGATATTGTTGCaccaacaacaacagcagcagcagcagcagcagcagcagcagcagcagcagcaacagcaacagcagcagcagcagcagcagcaacagcaacagcagcaacaacaacgaCAACAACGTTGTTGCCGACGACAACGGAACAGTAGTAAAAAAATCGTCGATACTCGTTTCGAAAAGAGTAAGAAATCGATCGAGCAAGCGACGACAACGAATATCGCGTTATTTGGTACGTTCGAAAGCGCGCAACATTTTCTTCCTAGCTCTAGCACAGAAACGACATTAAAAGAAAAGGATGTAGCTACGATCGAAGCGACGCATGCGACCGTGCTATGCTTAAAAAATCTGACATATTTGAAGCAGTTGAGCCAAGTAAACTTTAATCGAGATCAGTTCTACGCGAAATCGAAGACATTTCGAGAATCGTTTCGTTTACTAGAAACGCGTTTGGAACAATTATTTAAGTATCCCATTGCTCTGTCGAAAACTGTATTACCGGAAGTTTACGTGATGGACACATTTTCGTACGATGATGTTACGTTGAAGCGTGAGGCTTCTTCTCGGGTATcgaatacgttggaaaaacacaAATCGAAGAAATTGCGATCGTttaataaaagtaataaaagTAATACAAGTAGCAAACGTTTAAGGTAA